Proteins encoded in a region of the Brevefilum fermentans genome:
- a CDS encoding ribonuclease J: MNKNKILRIIPIGGLGEVGKNMTLYEYGNNILIVDAGLMFPENDMLGIDYIIPDFEHYLKDKRDQVRGMIFTHGHEDHIGAVQHLLEMVNAPIYATKLTLGLLEVKLSRYGMLAKADLRPVNAGEQISIGPFTVDFFHVCHSIPDGVGLGIETPAGLVVHTGDYKFDHTPVDNWPTDYAKLAEFAQRGVLALLADSTNATEPGWTPSERTIEGALDQVFETAKGRILVATFASLISRMQQVADAAERHGRKIAFTGRSMVENMNMARSLGYVDFPERLVITLEQSLTMPDNQVVLMCTGAQGEPRSIMGRLANGTNRKFDIREGDTIVLSSQPIPGNEEPVYRTINQLFRRGADVIYEAIAPIHVSGHASQEEIKLLLHLVRPKYLIPIHGELRMLKQHAKLAKEVGMPKENICVVENGQIIELVNGELQLAERIPGDYIFVDGSGVGDVDRSIVRERESLAQDGIVVINLVIDDQTGQLNGDPQIITRGFILMDEMQPILDGVKTRIQETLRSSDGNLQGQVLRAVKSYLYEETKRSPYIVVNINRF, translated from the coding sequence ATGAACAAAAATAAAATATTAAGAATCATCCCAATTGGTGGGCTTGGTGAGGTTGGAAAGAACATGACCCTCTACGAATACGGGAATAATATCCTGATCGTAGATGCTGGCCTAATGTTCCCAGAAAATGATATGCTCGGGATAGATTATATTATTCCCGATTTTGAACACTACCTCAAAGACAAGCGCGACCAGGTGCGCGGCATGATCTTCACCCATGGTCATGAAGATCATATCGGGGCGGTTCAGCACCTGTTAGAGATGGTCAACGCACCGATCTATGCTACCAAACTTACCCTGGGCTTGCTGGAGGTAAAGCTCAGCCGTTATGGGATGCTGGCGAAAGCAGACCTGCGACCTGTAAACGCCGGTGAACAGATCAGCATTGGTCCGTTTACCGTCGATTTCTTTCATGTTTGCCACTCGATCCCCGATGGCGTTGGATTGGGCATTGAGACGCCCGCCGGTCTGGTGGTGCACACCGGCGACTATAAATTTGACCATACGCCGGTTGACAACTGGCCCACAGATTATGCCAAACTGGCTGAATTTGCCCAGCGTGGCGTCCTGGCGCTGCTGGCGGATTCTACCAACGCCACGGAACCGGGCTGGACGCCCTCCGAGCGTACGATTGAGGGAGCCCTCGACCAGGTCTTTGAAACGGCTAAAGGGCGCATCCTTGTGGCCACCTTTGCCTCACTGATCTCACGCATGCAGCAGGTGGCTGATGCTGCAGAACGTCATGGGCGCAAAATTGCCTTTACCGGTCGCAGCATGGTGGAAAATATGAATATGGCTCGCTCGCTGGGCTATGTGGACTTTCCCGAGCGGCTCGTGATCACCCTTGAACAATCCCTGACCATGCCTGATAACCAGGTCGTGTTGATGTGCACGGGCGCCCAGGGCGAACCCCGTTCAATTATGGGTCGTCTTGCCAATGGTACGAATCGCAAGTTTGACATTCGCGAAGGCGATACCATCGTTCTTTCGTCGCAACCCATACCCGGCAATGAAGAGCCCGTCTATCGCACCATCAATCAGCTCTTCCGCCGTGGTGCCGATGTGATTTATGAAGCCATTGCACCCATCCATGTCTCCGGACATGCCAGCCAGGAAGAGATCAAATTGCTCCTACACCTGGTGAGACCCAAGTACCTGATCCCCATTCATGGTGAACTACGGATGCTTAAGCAGCATGCCAAGCTGGCAAAAGAAGTCGGTATGCCCAAAGAAAATATTTGCGTGGTTGAAAATGGTCAGATCATCGAGCTGGTGAACGGCGAACTACAACTGGCAGAGCGCATCCCGGGGGACTATATTTTTGTCGATGGCAGCGGTGTGGGCGATGTGGATCGCAGCATCGTCAGAGAGCGAGAAAGCCTTGCCCAGGATGGCATCGTTGTGATTAACCTGGTTATTGATGATCAAACCGGTCAGCTCAATGGCGACCCACAAATCATCACCCGCGGCTTCATCCTGATGGATGAGATGCAACCCATACTGGATGGGGTGAAAACGAGGATACAGGAAACCCTCCGATCATCAGACGGCAACCTTCAAGGCCAGGTGTTACGTGCGGTGAAGTCTTACCTGTACGAAGAGACCAAGCGCAGCCCCTACATTGTCGTCAATATCAACCGATTTTAA
- a CDS encoding DNA polymerase III subunit alpha, with the protein MSFVHLHVHSTYSILDGFSQIEPLVARVKELGMPAVALTDHGTMFGAVEFFKAAVGEGIKPIIGLETYLAARGMTERDPLRDKRAAHLLLLAENMQGYQNLLKIASASQLEGFYYRPRIDRAFLQAHNEGLIVTTGCLSAEIPRALFNNEIELAEEHLKWYLDIFGRDRFFIELQQHPVRGLDQVNKTLIEFGERYDLDFIAANDVHYIRPEDARLQDILLAIQTGSLISDPNRMRMDGNTYYLRTPQEMEQLFGHVPGAIENTLMIAERCNVDLSHTGYHLPLFTVPEGYTAASYLRYLCEEGANRIYGKDTRDERIRQRLDYELDVIHKMGFDTYFLIVWDLCQHAQERGIWYNARGSVAGSLVAYLLDINLIDPLEHDLMFERFLQRGRVSMPDIDLDFQDDRRAEMMQYCAEKYGEDKVAQIITFGTMGARGAIRDVGRVMDIPIPEVDKVAKLIPAIAGKPVTIQKVLHESGELQALYQSGGFYRELIDTASQMEGTVRSAGTHAAGLIITDRPLVEYVPLHRPTSQSEDNPVNIVTQYEMSVIDDLGLLKVDFLGLVTLTVMARACELIQKRHGKSYNLRSIPIDDPKVFEFISQGHTTGLFQLEGSGMTRYITEMKPRELVHLIDMIALYRPGPMQFIPNYINCMHGREQPTYAHPALEPIFKSTFGIPIYQEQIMQAAIQIAGYDPSDSDRLRKAIAKKQEGHLEDHRSAFIKGAMRHSQLSVEEAELIFRDWEKFVQYGFNKSHAADYAVIAVRTGYLKYHYPVEFMTALLSAWKNDVGKVATYVADCRSLGIDVLPPDINTSGFDFSIEDRENGPPAIRFGLGAIKNVGSHPVELIMEARQSGPFSDLTDFAHRVDLRQVGRRPLECLIKVGSLDSFGSRHALLNSLDSILAFSSSYFRAKEAGQMMLFDASEQVDSAIELVEPAYSNKHEELIWERELIGLYVSDHPLSAYQKTLAERVTHFSYQLVEAEEKEAVIVAGMVNRFRQHQTKKGDSMGFATLEDLFGQIDLVIFPKVWESAYHVLSMDQVVLAEGRVDSAQGEPKVLVDTLTPISLHELSLDQPDKIQEPAFDLYDDLLEDFLPDLPPADLLPAIPDDDLSRGDDFHQPEDIAPPAENPAIEDHETGKNDLDASQPEGKSEPVEKQLQQPASSQGEKLREKPPQKPFHVLNFSLPKPDPLPQTDQKPRCITLTLNSCGDKQQDVRRMRRIHDILVSRPGHDRFSFRVRENGFLYEISFPNATTGLTDTLIQKLKGFLGDQNIDIS; encoded by the coding sequence ATGTCTTTTGTTCATCTTCACGTTCACTCGACATATTCCATCTTAGATGGATTCAGCCAGATCGAACCCTTGGTGGCGCGGGTGAAGGAACTGGGGATGCCTGCCGTCGCGTTGACAGACCACGGTACCATGTTTGGCGCTGTGGAATTTTTTAAAGCGGCTGTCGGTGAGGGCATCAAACCCATTATCGGCCTGGAGACCTACCTGGCTGCCCGCGGGATGACGGAACGTGACCCTCTGCGTGATAAGCGCGCAGCCCATTTGCTTCTGTTGGCAGAAAACATGCAGGGTTATCAAAACCTGTTGAAAATTGCTTCTGCATCGCAACTGGAAGGCTTTTATTACCGTCCGAGGATCGATCGCGCTTTTCTACAAGCGCACAACGAAGGGTTGATCGTGACCACGGGCTGCCTTTCCGCTGAAATTCCCCGCGCATTATTTAATAACGAAATCGAACTGGCTGAAGAACATCTTAAATGGTACCTGGATATTTTTGGGCGGGACCGTTTTTTTATTGAACTTCAACAACACCCGGTGCGTGGTTTGGATCAGGTCAACAAGACATTGATCGAATTTGGCGAACGCTATGACCTTGATTTTATTGCTGCAAACGACGTGCATTACATTCGTCCTGAAGATGCCCGCTTGCAGGATATCCTTCTCGCCATCCAAACCGGCAGTCTGATCAGCGATCCTAACCGGATGCGCATGGATGGCAATACCTATTATTTACGAACGCCGCAGGAGATGGAACAGCTGTTCGGTCACGTCCCTGGTGCAATCGAGAATACGTTAATGATTGCCGAACGCTGCAACGTTGACCTGAGCCACACCGGTTATCACCTGCCCCTGTTCACCGTTCCCGAAGGCTACACCGCCGCCAGCTACCTCCGATACCTGTGCGAGGAGGGTGCGAACCGGATTTATGGCAAGGATACCCGGGATGAGCGCATCCGCCAGCGCCTGGATTATGAGCTGGATGTGATTCACAAGATGGGTTTTGACACTTACTTCTTAATCGTGTGGGATTTGTGTCAGCATGCTCAGGAGCGGGGCATCTGGTATAACGCACGTGGATCTGTGGCAGGCTCACTGGTGGCTTATCTGCTGGATATCAATCTAATCGACCCGCTTGAGCACGATCTGATGTTCGAGCGCTTTTTGCAAAGAGGTCGCGTGAGCATGCCGGATATCGACCTGGACTTTCAGGACGACCGCCGGGCTGAGATGATGCAGTACTGCGCGGAAAAATACGGTGAGGATAAGGTCGCCCAAATCATCACCTTTGGCACGATGGGGGCGCGCGGCGCCATCCGTGATGTTGGTCGCGTGATGGATATCCCCATCCCCGAGGTTGATAAAGTTGCCAAACTGATTCCGGCAATTGCGGGTAAGCCTGTTACCATCCAGAAAGTTTTACACGAGTCCGGAGAACTGCAAGCGCTGTATCAATCCGGTGGGTTTTATCGCGAGTTGATCGACACTGCCAGCCAAATGGAGGGAACCGTACGCAGTGCAGGTACTCATGCTGCCGGGTTGATCATCACCGACAGGCCGCTTGTGGAGTACGTGCCCCTGCACCGCCCGACCAGCCAGAGCGAAGACAACCCGGTCAACATCGTCACCCAGTACGAGATGTCGGTGATTGATGATCTGGGTTTATTGAAGGTTGACTTTTTGGGACTGGTCACCCTGACGGTCATGGCGCGCGCCTGCGAACTGATCCAAAAACGACATGGTAAAAGCTATAACTTGCGCTCCATTCCGATAGATGATCCGAAGGTGTTTGAATTCATCAGTCAGGGGCATACCACGGGTTTATTTCAGTTGGAAGGTTCGGGCATGACCCGCTATATTACAGAGATGAAACCGCGCGAACTGGTGCATTTAATTGATATGATTGCCCTTTATCGGCCGGGTCCCATGCAATTTATACCCAATTACATTAACTGCATGCACGGCAGAGAGCAGCCAACATACGCACATCCCGCGCTTGAACCCATCTTTAAAAGCACCTTTGGGATTCCCATCTACCAGGAGCAGATTATGCAGGCAGCCATTCAGATTGCTGGATATGACCCCAGCGATTCGGACCGCCTGCGCAAGGCAATCGCCAAAAAGCAGGAAGGCCACCTTGAAGATCATCGCAGTGCCTTTATCAAGGGGGCGATGCGGCACAGCCAGCTCAGCGTGGAAGAAGCTGAATTGATCTTTCGTGACTGGGAAAAATTTGTCCAATACGGATTTAATAAAAGTCATGCAGCCGATTATGCCGTGATCGCCGTGCGAACGGGATACTTGAAATATCACTACCCGGTTGAATTTATGACCGCCCTGCTCTCAGCCTGGAAAAACGATGTCGGTAAAGTCGCTACCTATGTGGCAGACTGCCGTTCATTGGGGATTGACGTTTTACCGCCTGATATCAATACCAGCGGATTCGACTTCAGCATTGAAGACCGAGAAAATGGCCCGCCAGCCATCCGTTTTGGATTGGGTGCGATCAAGAATGTCGGTTCACACCCGGTTGAGCTGATCATGGAAGCACGGCAATCCGGACCTTTTTCAGACCTGACGGATTTCGCCCACCGCGTCGACCTGCGCCAGGTGGGTCGTCGACCCCTTGAGTGCCTGATCAAAGTCGGCAGCCTTGATTCCTTCGGCTCACGGCATGCCCTGTTAAACAGCTTGGATAGTATTCTGGCGTTCAGCAGCAGCTACTTCCGAGCCAAGGAAGCCGGTCAGATGATGCTGTTCGATGCTTCAGAACAGGTTGATTCTGCCATTGAACTGGTAGAACCGGCGTATTCGAACAAGCACGAAGAACTCATCTGGGAACGAGAGCTGATCGGGTTGTATGTCTCAGATCATCCCCTCAGCGCTTACCAGAAAACCCTCGCAGAACGGGTGACCCACTTCTCCTACCAGCTTGTTGAAGCAGAAGAAAAAGAAGCAGTGATTGTTGCCGGAATGGTCAATCGATTTCGACAGCACCAGACGAAAAAGGGCGACAGCATGGGTTTTGCCACCCTGGAGGATTTGTTTGGACAAATTGATCTGGTGATTTTCCCGAAAGTGTGGGAAAGCGCCTATCACGTGTTGAGTATGGACCAGGTGGTTCTGGCAGAAGGTCGGGTGGATTCAGCCCAGGGCGAGCCCAAAGTCCTGGTGGATACCCTTACGCCGATCTCTTTGCATGAATTGAGCCTCGACCAGCCAGATAAAATTCAAGAACCAGCTTTTGATCTGTATGACGATTTGCTGGAGGACTTTTTGCCGGATTTGCCACCAGCAGATCTGCTGCCAGCTATTCCTGATGACGATCTGTCGCGAGGAGATGATTTTCATCAACCTGAAGATATTGCGCCACCGGCTGAGAATCCGGCGATAGAAGATCATGAAACTGGGAAAAATGATCTTGACGCATCCCAACCAGAAGGAAAAAGCGAACCCGTTGAGAAGCAGCTTCAGCAGCCTGCTTCCAGTCAGGGGGAAAAGTTACGTGAAAAACCCCCTCAAAAACCTTTTCATGTTCTGAACTTTTCTCTGCCAAAGCCGGATCCGCTGCCGCAGACGGATCAGAAACCGCGCTGCATCACCCTCACGCTCAATTCCTGCGGCGATAAGCAGCAGGATGTCCGTCGGATGCGCCGCATTCACGATATCCTGGTTTCGCGACCCGGCCACGACCGCTTTTCCTTTCGGGTGAGGGAAAATGGCTTTCTGTACGAGATCAGTTTCCCCAATGCCACCACGGGTTTAACGGATACCCTGATCCAAAAATTAAAGGGTTTTTTGGGTGATCAAAATATCGATATTTCTTAA
- a CDS encoding HD domain-containing protein, which yields MEPIRIEEARAWYRDADPVHDFEHVLRVYRMAERLAQAEGADLTIVRAAAWLHDSRGSAPGENDSLRAEHHLASAEFAGEVLAKKGWPAEQIAAVQACIRSHRFRDRGEKPETLEAKVLFDADKLDVLGAIGVARTIAYAALDGQPVYTEPSHQFMQTGQTEPGESYSSYHEFLFKLRHVKERLFTASGRAIAEARHAYMIEFYGQLQAEVRGER from the coding sequence GTGGAACCGATTCGTATTGAAGAAGCGCGCGCATGGTACCGTGATGCCGACCCGGTACACGATTTTGAGCACGTCCTGCGCGTTTACCGAATGGCTGAACGCCTGGCACAGGCGGAAGGCGCAGATTTAACAATTGTGCGGGCAGCTGCCTGGCTTCACGATTCACGGGGCAGCGCACCCGGAGAAAATGACAGCCTGCGGGCAGAACATCACCTCGCCTCGGCAGAGTTTGCCGGCGAGGTGCTGGCTAAAAAAGGCTGGCCGGCGGAACAAATTGCCGCCGTGCAGGCTTGCATCCGATCACATCGCTTTCGCGACCGGGGCGAAAAACCGGAGACTCTGGAAGCCAAGGTTCTATTTGACGCCGATAAGCTGGATGTTTTGGGAGCAATTGGCGTTGCCCGAACGATTGCCTACGCCGCGCTGGATGGTCAGCCCGTGTACACTGAACCCTCACATCAGTTCATGCAGACCGGTCAAACAGAACCGGGCGAGTCCTATTCCTCGTATCATGAATTTCTTTTCAAACTGCGCCATGTCAAAGAGCGCCTGTTCACTGCCAGCGGCAGGGCAATAGCCGAAGCGCGCCATGCCTATATGATCGAATTTTATGGCCAATTGCAGGCCGAGGTGCGTGGTGAGCGATAA
- a CDS encoding GNAT family N-acetyltransferase, giving the protein MASNTDAETEIPLTDLLIRQTTRADLPALEWDGEYWKFREMFADLFNRSLEGDVLLWIVVSPGGDMIGQAFVALRSGDRNAADGKTRAYVFSFRVKEKWRNRGVGSTLMKFIECDLWQRGFRYVTLNVAKDNPDALRLYRRMGYEVIDSCPGIWSYRDPDGIIHHVNEPSWRMLKNLSGKE; this is encoded by the coding sequence ATGGCTTCCAACACCGATGCAGAAACCGAAATCCCGTTAACAGACCTGCTCATCCGCCAAACGACCCGCGCGGATCTGCCCGCCCTTGAATGGGACGGGGAATATTGGAAGTTCAGAGAAATGTTTGCGGATTTATTTAACCGCAGCCTGGAGGGGGATGTTTTGCTGTGGATTGTCGTGAGCCCCGGTGGAGATATGATTGGTCAGGCTTTTGTCGCATTGCGAAGTGGAGATCGAAATGCGGCGGACGGGAAAACTCGTGCCTATGTCTTTTCCTTTCGGGTCAAGGAGAAATGGCGCAATCGAGGTGTGGGCAGCACCCTGATGAAATTCATCGAATGCGATCTGTGGCAGCGCGGATTTCGTTACGTCACCCTCAACGTTGCCAAAGACAACCCGGATGCATTACGCTTATACCGGCGTATGGGCTACGAAGTCATCGATTCATGCCCGGGCATCTGGTCGTATCGAGATCCGGATGGCATCATCCATCATGTGAATGAGCCCTCCTGGCGAATGCTGAAAAACCTCTCTGGTAAAGAATAA
- a CDS encoding SCO1664 family protein: MNQALTLSALQQGTLHLEGQFIYGSNYTFMVLCQHSGETLKAVYKPLRGERPLPDFPTGTLAQREVAAYKVSEALGWGLVPPTIFRVKGASMGPGSLQLFVDHDPERHYFNFNQKQRIHLPRVMLFDILINNADRKAGHMLISLEGQLFLIDHGLSFHTEDKLRTVVWDHAGQRIPPELCLDLARVVPEASPGGSLFSALQPHLQPDEIAALQTRGQALLDRGQFPLPPEDRRAYPWPLV, encoded by the coding sequence ATGAATCAAGCCCTCACCCTATCAGCGTTGCAGCAAGGCACCCTGCACCTGGAAGGTCAGTTCATATACGGTTCCAATTACACCTTCATGGTGTTGTGCCAGCACAGCGGCGAAACCTTAAAAGCCGTCTATAAACCCTTGCGCGGCGAGCGCCCGTTGCCGGATTTCCCCACAGGCACCCTCGCTCAGCGAGAAGTTGCTGCTTACAAGGTCAGTGAAGCGCTGGGCTGGGGCCTGGTTCCGCCGACGATTTTCAGGGTTAAAGGGGCGTCCATGGGGCCGGGCTCTCTGCAGTTATTCGTTGACCACGACCCTGAACGGCACTATTTCAATTTCAATCAGAAACAACGCATACACCTGCCCAGGGTGATGCTTTTCGATATTTTGATCAACAATGCCGACCGCAAAGCCGGTCACATGCTGATCAGCCTGGAAGGTCAGTTGTTCCTGATTGATCATGGGCTCAGCTTCCACACGGAGGATAAGCTCCGCACAGTCGTTTGGGACCATGCCGGGCAACGGATTCCACCTGAGCTGTGCCTGGATCTTGCCAGGGTCGTACCAGAAGCCTCTCCTGGAGGCAGCCTTTTCTCTGCTTTGCAGCCGCATTTGCAGCCGGATGAAATTGCAGCTTTGCAAACGCGCGGGCAAGCGCTTTTGGATCGCGGTCAATTCCCCCTTCCCCCTGAGGATCGCCGGGCTTATCCCTGGCCGCTGGTATAA
- a CDS encoding glycosyltransferase family 2 protein, with protein MDKLAVITINHNHGEMIKKAIESLHEQSFPGSFTAFVINNTADTTTKTWLANTYPEVQVLENAHPRGFASNVNQVITQNPEFDFYLLLNPDVICMPGMLADLMQVMAEDERIGVAGPQLLNLDGSVQPSRRRFASFRVLIYRALHLDALCKHLPAVDHYLMSRDVFKGITAVDWLTGAVLLLRKTALEQVGLMDERFFLYFEDEDLCCRMWQQGWKVCYVPFAQAYHAHLAEGRKKIFSRANFHHIHSAFKMLIKYRGKIGSCQQS; from the coding sequence ATGGACAAACTTGCCGTCATTACCATCAACCATAACCATGGAGAGATGATTAAAAAAGCCATCGAATCCCTCCATGAGCAGAGCTTCCCGGGTTCATTTACGGCATTTGTGATCAACAATACAGCGGACACAACAACGAAGACCTGGTTGGCGAACACCTACCCTGAGGTTCAGGTGCTGGAAAACGCCCATCCGCGAGGATTTGCCAGCAATGTCAACCAGGTGATCACCCAAAATCCTGAATTTGACTTTTACCTTTTACTTAACCCGGATGTAATCTGCATGCCTGGAATGCTGGCTGATCTGATGCAGGTGATGGCGGAGGATGAGCGCATAGGCGTTGCCGGTCCGCAATTACTTAATCTTGACGGCAGCGTGCAACCCTCACGGCGTCGATTTGCTTCCTTTCGGGTGTTGATCTACCGCGCCCTTCATTTAGATGCCTTGTGTAAACATCTGCCTGCGGTTGATCATTACCTGATGAGCAGGGATGTTTTCAAGGGCATCACCGCGGTGGATTGGCTCACCGGGGCAGTCCTGTTGCTGCGCAAAACTGCTCTCGAACAGGTAGGTTTGATGGACGAGCGCTTTTTCCTGTATTTTGAAGATGAGGATCTGTGCTGCCGAATGTGGCAGCAGGGTTGGAAGGTGTGTTACGTGCCCTTTGCACAGGCTTACCATGCCCATTTAGCTGAGGGGCGCAAAAAAATTTTCAGCAGAGCCAATTTTCACCACATCCATAGCGCTTTTAAAATGCTGATCAAATATCGCGGTAAAATTGGCTCATGTCAACAAAGTTAA
- the hutI gene encoding imidazolonepropionase — MKTHQSNMLIVHNAGQILTLAGGSQRGHSLGNLGIVENGAVVIQSGQVLAVGKSDSLLAAYPAAERYDAGGRVVMPGFVDPHTHLVWAGDRADEFSLRQQGKPYMEILAMGGGILSTVRATRAASVAQLVTETRPRALAAFNHGTTTMEVKTGYGLTLESEINQLRAIVALDQEGPLELIPTFMGAHAVPPEYQDQPDEYVDLLCQEMLPGIYAWWQSEAPHLPLPFVDVFCERGAFDLAQSRRILEAARDLGFPLKIHADEFENLGGAALAAALGAVSADHLVKTSPKDIKALANSETVAVSLPGTPFGLNEAEFTPAKALIEADALLALATDINPGTSWCESMQFILALACRKMGLSPQQAIAAATINAAAALKLQNRVGSIEPGKQADLLILNVNDFRHLGYRFGTNLVSHVIKRGKLFPVG; from the coding sequence ATGAAAACACATCAATCAAATATGCTTATTGTTCATAATGCAGGTCAAATCCTGACCCTGGCAGGCGGATCGCAACGCGGTCACTCGTTGGGGAATCTCGGCATTGTGGAAAATGGTGCTGTGGTCATTCAGTCCGGTCAGGTCCTGGCTGTCGGGAAGAGCGATTCGCTACTTGCTGCGTACCCCGCCGCTGAGCGCTACGATGCGGGCGGCAGGGTGGTCATGCCCGGGTTTGTGGATCCCCATACCCACCTGGTGTGGGCTGGAGATCGGGCTGACGAATTTTCACTGCGCCAGCAGGGAAAGCCCTACATGGAGATCCTGGCCATGGGCGGTGGGATATTGTCGACGGTGCGGGCGACCCGTGCGGCATCGGTGGCGCAGCTTGTGACAGAGACTCGCCCGCGTGCCCTGGCTGCTTTTAACCATGGGACAACCACGATGGAAGTTAAGACCGGCTATGGTCTGACCCTCGAAAGTGAGATCAACCAACTGCGGGCGATTGTGGCGCTTGACCAGGAAGGCCCGCTGGAGCTGATCCCCACCTTTATGGGTGCGCATGCCGTGCCGCCTGAATATCAGGACCAACCCGATGAATATGTCGACTTGCTGTGCCAGGAGATGCTTCCCGGAATCTACGCCTGGTGGCAAAGCGAGGCCCCGCATCTACCCCTGCCCTTTGTGGATGTATTTTGTGAGCGCGGCGCCTTCGACCTGGCCCAATCTCGCCGTATTTTGGAAGCAGCCCGGGATTTGGGGTTCCCGCTGAAAATTCACGCCGATGAATTTGAGAACCTGGGCGGTGCAGCCCTGGCCGCAGCGCTTGGGGCTGTTTCGGCAGACCACCTGGTAAAAACCTCGCCGAAAGATATCAAAGCCCTGGCGAATTCTGAGACCGTGGCGGTTTCACTTCCCGGAACGCCCTTCGGGTTGAATGAAGCCGAATTCACCCCGGCCAAAGCATTGATCGAAGCCGATGCCTTGTTAGCGCTGGCAACCGATATCAACCCGGGCACGTCCTGGTGCGAATCCATGCAGTTCATCCTGGCGCTGGCATGCCGTAAAATGGGTCTGTCGCCACAACAAGCCATCGCTGCCGCGACCATCAATGCCGCCGCGGCTCTGAAGCTGCAAAACCGGGTCGGTTCAATCGAGCCCGGCAAACAGGCAGACCTGTTGATTCTAAACGTTAACGATTTTCGGCATCTTGGTTACCGTTTTGGCACCAATCTTGTATCTCATGTGATTAAACGGGGCAAGCTCTTCCCGGTCGGTTAA
- a CDS encoding DUF3090 family protein has product MAPFNIDLNPVTFITVDAIGQPGERVFYLQGRSHDQVVTLLVEKYQIQTLALAIENLMMELQEKIAGLSEASPSYDENEMILDPPLDPLFRVGELSLGYQPDDDKLVLIANEVPTMMTESEDELSEVRFWCTRSQLWAMGRWGIELASRGRPVWPSTGEPILPPGEFSPKNNGHKTTP; this is encoded by the coding sequence ATGGCACCCTTCAATATCGACCTGAATCCGGTTACTTTTATCACCGTGGACGCCATTGGGCAGCCCGGGGAACGTGTCTTTTACCTGCAGGGCAGAAGCCATGACCAGGTCGTCACGTTACTGGTGGAAAAATACCAGATCCAGACTTTGGCGCTGGCAATTGAAAACCTGATGATGGAATTGCAGGAAAAAATAGCAGGTCTGTCCGAGGCGTCGCCAAGCTACGATGAAAACGAGATGATACTTGATCCCCCGTTGGACCCACTATTTCGCGTAGGTGAACTCAGCCTGGGCTACCAGCCTGATGATGATAAGCTGGTGTTGATAGCAAATGAAGTTCCTACCATGATGACCGAATCGGAAGATGAGCTCAGCGAAGTGCGCTTCTGGTGCACCCGCTCTCAGTTGTGGGCGATGGGACGCTGGGGCATCGAGCTTGCCAGTCGTGGCCGCCCGGTGTGGCCATCCACAGGTGAGCCCATCCTTCCGCCGGGCGAATTCTCTCCTAAGAATAACGGCCACAAAACCACCCCTTGA